The proteins below are encoded in one region of Arthrobacter sp. CJ23:
- a CDS encoding biotin--[acetyl-CoA-carboxylase] ligase — MDAEQPASSEPRTPRPGLARADLARPDLDRDALLNADFLSATGISRLDVVESTGSTNADLVLAVRVEPKKWADLAVLTAEHQTAGRGRLDRHWESPARSAVSVSVVLRPVNGDGLPVPTQSYSWLSLLAAVALRDALLETAGLPAEIKWPNDVLVRGKKIAGILAQMTPLGDGSVPAVILGVGLNVTLAEDELPVPTATSVLLEGAATTDRTAILKSYLSRFAALYRSFCNADGDPAAGLAGGASLHKRVESAMVTLGREVRAHLPGDHELVGHASRLDEHGSLLVVDHGGREHVVTAGDVVHLRATDTGYA; from the coding sequence ATGGATGCCGAACAGCCCGCCAGCAGCGAACCACGCACGCCCCGTCCCGGCTTGGCCCGTGCCGACTTGGCCCGTCCCGACTTGGACAGGGACGCACTGCTCAACGCCGATTTCCTGTCGGCCACCGGCATTTCCCGGCTGGACGTCGTGGAGTCCACAGGGTCCACCAACGCGGATCTGGTCCTGGCTGTGAGGGTGGAGCCCAAGAAATGGGCGGACCTTGCCGTGCTGACGGCCGAGCACCAGACCGCCGGCCGCGGCCGGCTGGACCGCCATTGGGAGTCGCCGGCCCGTTCGGCGGTTTCCGTGTCCGTGGTGCTGCGCCCGGTGAACGGGGACGGCCTTCCGGTCCCCACCCAGAGCTACTCCTGGCTGTCCTTGCTGGCCGCCGTGGCGCTGCGTGACGCCCTGCTGGAAACCGCCGGCCTTCCCGCCGAGATCAAATGGCCCAACGACGTCCTGGTCCGCGGCAAGAAAATTGCAGGCATCCTGGCCCAGATGACGCCGCTGGGCGACGGATCGGTGCCTGCCGTGATTCTGGGCGTTGGCCTGAACGTGACACTTGCCGAAGACGAACTGCCCGTCCCCACGGCCACGTCGGTGCTCCTGGAGGGTGCCGCCACCACGGACCGCACGGCGATCCTGAAGAGCTATCTGTCCCGCTTTGCGGCGCTGTACCGCAGTTTCTGCAACGCCGACGGCGATCCCGCGGCCGGGCTGGCCGGCGGGGCCTCCCTGCACAAGCGGGTGGAGTCGGCCATGGTGACCCTCGGCCGCGAAGTGCGGGCGCACCTGCCCGGTGACCACGAGCTGGTGGGCCACGCCTCGCGTCTGGACGAGCATGGTTCCCTCCTGGTGGTGGACCACGGCGGCCGTGAGCACGTGGTGACCGCCGGGGACGTCGTCCACCTCCGGGCCACCGACACCGGCTATGCGTAG
- a CDS encoding PH domain-containing protein, with amino-acid sequence MRRDLLPGEQVIVETRQQARMLVLPALAFILLPALAAYACAWIVRGGPQRLLPAVVTGAWTPWLLGVCLAIAAVVLSGYSLRRALKWRSIRYTLTSRRIIARFGMLRRGDWQVSLAAVRSVGVRQGLLQRMLRSGNISLDTGHPGETVLKDVPEVRKFRSFILDAMDDLPDGEIFEADVLTDFSDDALPWELREGGRDER; translated from the coding sequence ATGCGTAGAGACCTGCTTCCAGGGGAACAGGTGATCGTTGAGACGAGGCAACAGGCGCGCATGCTGGTGCTGCCCGCGCTGGCCTTCATCCTGTTGCCTGCCCTGGCCGCCTACGCCTGCGCCTGGATCGTGAGGGGCGGCCCGCAACGGCTGCTCCCCGCGGTGGTCACCGGCGCCTGGACACCCTGGCTGCTGGGCGTGTGCCTGGCCATCGCGGCCGTGGTCCTCAGCGGCTACAGCCTCCGCCGCGCCCTCAAATGGCGGTCCATCAGGTACACGCTGACCAGCCGCCGGATAATTGCCCGCTTCGGCATGCTTCGGCGCGGAGACTGGCAGGTCTCGCTGGCCGCCGTGCGCAGCGTGGGGGTGCGCCAGGGCCTGCTCCAACGAATGTTGCGCTCGGGGAATATATCCTTGGATACCGGGCACCCCGGCGAAACCGTCCTGAAGGACGTGCCGGAGGTCCGAAAGTTCCGGAGCTTCATTCTTGACGCGATGGACGATCTCCCCGACGGCGAGATTTTCGAGGCCGATGTGCTGACAGACTTCAGCGATGACGCTTTGCCCTGGGAACTGAGAGAAGGTGGAAGAGATGAGCGTTGA
- a CDS encoding adenylate/guanylate cyclase domain-containing protein, protein MSVEDQQSGKDLDEEFDAVPEPSVDDEPAVPATNASPPTGVMSAERLAIKALEARLLGGERKLRRREVAAGAGVSLLSARKLWRALGFPNLGDDDVAFTERDKAALSTILDLVRAGILTEDAAISVTRSIGQMTDRMVVWQIEALVEDMVSEQGIPDAVARKRLVTQLPTLIDALEEILVYSWHRQLNAGVQRLAVRAEAGLQASEEGREGDEDDAPLPLARAVGFADLVSYTSLSRRMNEKTLAQLVQRFENKCAEIISVGGGRLVKTVGDEVLYIAETPAAGAEISLALAQAFTEDEILPQCRVSMVWGRILSRLGDIYGPTVNLAARLTTLAQPGTVLVDAMTAAALGQDERFVLVPQKSENVRGFGEIHPVMLARGRGRGLVLD, encoded by the coding sequence ATGAGCGTTGAGGACCAGCAGTCCGGCAAGGACCTGGATGAGGAGTTCGACGCCGTACCCGAACCTTCCGTGGACGACGAGCCGGCCGTGCCGGCAACGAATGCTTCCCCGCCCACCGGGGTGATGTCCGCCGAGCGCCTCGCCATCAAGGCCCTCGAGGCCCGGCTCCTCGGCGGCGAACGCAAGCTCCGCCGTCGTGAAGTCGCCGCCGGTGCCGGAGTGTCGTTGCTGTCCGCCCGGAAACTGTGGCGCGCCCTCGGCTTCCCCAACCTCGGCGACGACGACGTGGCGTTCACCGAACGCGACAAGGCCGCGCTGTCCACCATCCTGGACCTGGTGCGTGCCGGGATACTGACCGAAGACGCCGCGATCTCCGTCACCCGCTCCATCGGCCAGATGACGGACCGCATGGTCGTCTGGCAGATCGAGGCGCTGGTGGAGGACATGGTCTCGGAGCAGGGCATTCCGGACGCCGTGGCCCGCAAGCGGCTGGTCACCCAGCTGCCCACCCTCATCGACGCCCTTGAGGAAATCCTCGTCTACTCCTGGCACCGCCAGCTGAACGCCGGCGTGCAGCGGCTCGCCGTGCGCGCCGAAGCCGGGCTGCAGGCCAGCGAAGAGGGCCGGGAAGGCGACGAGGACGATGCTCCGCTGCCCCTGGCGCGCGCCGTGGGCTTCGCCGACCTCGTCTCCTATACCAGCCTGTCGCGCCGGATGAACGAGAAGACCCTCGCCCAGCTGGTGCAGCGCTTCGAAAACAAGTGCGCCGAAATCATCTCGGTGGGTGGTGGCCGCCTGGTCAAGACCGTGGGCGATGAAGTCCTCTACATCGCCGAAACCCCGGCAGCGGGCGCGGAGATCTCGCTCGCCCTGGCGCAGGCCTTCACCGAGGACGAGATCCTGCCCCAGTGCCGCGTGTCCATGGTGTGGGGGCGCATCCTGTCCCGGCTTGGCGACATCTACGGGCCCACCGTGAACCTGGCCGCCCGCCTCACCACGCTGGCCCAGCCCGGGACCGTCCTGGTGGACGCCATGACGGCGGCGGCACTTGGCCAGGACGAACGCTTCGTGCTGGTGCCGCAGAAGTCCGAGAACGTGCGCGGCTTCGGCGAAATCCACCCCGTCATGCTGGCCCGCGGCCGCGGCAGGGGCCTGGTCCTGGACTGA